One Mycolicibacterium parafortuitum DNA segment encodes these proteins:
- a CDS encoding SDR family oxidoreductase, protein MSDRPRDEMRDYQGTGLLTGKKALITGGDSGIGRAVAVAFAKEGADVSIAYLEEKTDAAHTLSLIEAAGRRGVEFPGDLADPEHCRRVVDETAQQLGGLDIVVNNVAFQSPATDLTEISDAQWRRTFAVNIDSFFHVTKAALRHLPDGAAIINTGSINGLRGNKTLIDYSATKGAVIALTYSLAQSLAERGIRVNCVAPGPVWTPLIPATMDAEKVESFGEQVPMGRAAQPDEIAPSYVFFAASRMSSYYSGEVLAPIGGETLPG, encoded by the coding sequence ATGTCCGACCGTCCGCGTGACGAGATGCGCGACTATCAGGGCACCGGCCTGCTCACCGGGAAGAAGGCGCTCATCACCGGCGGGGATTCTGGTATCGGCAGAGCCGTGGCCGTCGCGTTCGCCAAGGAGGGCGCCGACGTCTCCATCGCGTACCTGGAGGAGAAAACCGATGCCGCACATACGCTGTCGCTGATCGAGGCAGCCGGCCGGCGCGGCGTCGAATTCCCCGGTGACCTCGCCGACCCCGAACACTGCCGCCGCGTCGTCGACGAGACCGCCCAACAGCTCGGCGGGCTCGACATCGTCGTCAACAACGTCGCATTCCAGTCGCCGGCCACCGACCTCACCGAGATCTCGGACGCCCAGTGGCGACGCACCTTCGCGGTGAACATCGACAGCTTCTTCCACGTCACGAAAGCCGCGCTGCGTCACCTGCCCGACGGTGCCGCGATCATCAACACCGGGTCCATCAACGGGCTGCGCGGCAACAAGACCCTGATCGACTACTCGGCGACCAAGGGTGCGGTCATCGCGCTGACGTACTCGCTGGCGCAGTCACTGGCCGAGCGCGGGATCCGGGTCAACTGCGTCGCGCCGGGACCGGTGTGGACCCCGCTGATCCCGGCGACGATGGATGCGGAGAAGGTCGAGTCGTTCGGCGAGCAGGTGCCGATGGGCCGCGCCGCGCAGCCCGACGAGATCGCGCCGTCCTACGTGTTCTTCGCGGCGTCGCGGATGTCGTCGTACTACAGCGGTGAGGTGCTGGCCCCGATCGGTGGCGAGACGCTGCCGGGCTGA
- a CDS encoding DUF6328 family protein, which produces MGPGQPPRRNETETERLDRNWASLLQELRVVQTGVQLLTGFLLTLPFQQRFDILDDGMQVVYLVTVCAAVGSTVLLIAPVAMHRLLFRRHRLAVLVAASHRCAYAGLLLLAVALTGMTVIIFDAVAGLWAAVIAGGCALVLFVMFWWALPISMRTGPQQAAAP; this is translated from the coding sequence ATGGGCCCTGGTCAACCGCCCCGTCGCAACGAGACCGAGACCGAACGCCTGGACCGCAACTGGGCCAGCCTGCTGCAGGAACTGCGGGTCGTGCAGACCGGGGTGCAGCTGCTCACCGGCTTCTTGTTGACCCTGCCGTTCCAGCAGCGTTTCGACATCCTCGACGACGGCATGCAGGTGGTGTATCTGGTGACGGTGTGCGCCGCGGTCGGGTCCACCGTGCTGCTGATCGCGCCGGTGGCGATGCACCGGTTGCTGTTCCGCAGACATCGGCTGGCCGTGCTGGTGGCGGCTTCGCATCGGTGCGCGTACGCGGGGCTGCTGCTGCTTGCGGTGGCCCTGACCGGGATGACGGTGATCATCTTCGACGCGGTCGCGGGTCTGTGGGCGGCGGTGATCGCCGGCGGGTGCGCGCTGGTGCTGTTCGTGATGTTCTGGTGGGCGCTGCCGATCTCGATGCGCACCGGGCCTCAGCAGGCAGCCGCACCGTAG
- a CDS encoding DUF4235 domain-containing protein, which translates to MSKIARSLYTPLSVATGVGGGLLAGAIFGQIWKRIGDNDAEPPDPKDLTQSTKTVILAAALQGLIMGLVRAGLQRASAHGYQAMTNELPPA; encoded by the coding sequence ATGAGCAAGATCGCCAGATCGCTGTACACGCCGCTGTCGGTGGCCACCGGGGTGGGCGGAGGACTGCTCGCCGGGGCGATCTTCGGTCAGATCTGGAAACGCATCGGTGACAACGACGCGGAGCCGCCGGACCCGAAGGATCTGACGCAGTCGACCAAGACCGTCATCCTGGCCGCGGCGCTCCAAGGGCTCATCATGGGGCTGGTGCGTGCCGGGCTACAGCGCGCGAGCGCGCACGGATACCAGGCGATGACCAACGAGCTGCCGCCCGCTTAA
- a CDS encoding flavin reductase family protein: protein MFVVTTAVGDRRSGCLVGFTSQTSINPPRFLVGLSRKNHTYTVAQDTEHLAVHVLPRDALSVARLFGSTTGDSTDKFAECAWHEGPHGLPVLDDAAAWFAGRVVRRFDVGDHVAHLLEPVDGSAPDELGDLITFSDVRDIEPGHDA from the coding sequence ATGTTCGTGGTGACCACCGCCGTCGGCGACCGCAGGTCAGGCTGCCTGGTCGGATTCACCTCACAGACCAGCATCAACCCGCCGCGTTTCCTGGTCGGCCTGTCCCGCAAGAACCACACCTACACCGTGGCCCAGGACACCGAGCACCTCGCCGTGCACGTCCTGCCGCGCGACGCGCTGTCCGTGGCGAGGTTGTTCGGCAGCACCACCGGTGACTCGACGGATAAGTTCGCCGAATGCGCCTGGCATGAAGGACCGCACGGCCTGCCCGTCCTCGACGACGCGGCGGCCTGGTTCGCCGGGCGGGTGGTCCGCCGGTTCGACGTCGGCGACCACGTCGCCCATCTTCTGGAGCCCGTCGACGGCAGCGCTCCCGACGAGCTCGGTGACCTGATCACGTTCTCCGACGTCCGCGACATCGAGCCGGGCCACGACGCATGA
- a CDS encoding pyrimidine reductase family protein, which yields MTDVRTLPAGAAVEDHGYRPAPAGVRVNMIFSADGAAAFAGRAGPLSSPADYALLLALRAYADVVLVGAGTARAEGYGPVRLRPEHRAHRRELGLGDDPPPLAVVSRSGRLPESMFGGPTPPILITGSASTSAARETGCRVIVSGTDTVDVGGAIHQLREQGLQRILCEGGPTLLDELVALDLVDELCVTLAPRLAGSQPVGSGAPSAIAAPTALRLGRVLVGADGYLFLTYHRG from the coding sequence ATGACCGACGTGCGGACCCTGCCCGCCGGCGCCGCCGTGGAGGACCACGGCTACCGGCCGGCGCCCGCCGGGGTGCGGGTCAACATGATCTTCAGCGCCGACGGCGCCGCGGCGTTCGCCGGGCGGGCAGGACCGCTGTCGTCTCCGGCTGACTATGCGCTGCTGTTGGCGTTGCGCGCCTACGCCGACGTGGTTCTCGTCGGCGCCGGAACCGCGCGCGCCGAAGGCTACGGCCCGGTGCGGCTGCGTCCGGAACACCGCGCGCATCGTCGCGAACTGGGCCTGGGTGACGACCCGCCGCCGCTGGCGGTCGTGTCGCGGTCCGGCCGGCTACCCGAGAGCATGTTCGGCGGGCCGACCCCGCCGATCCTGATCACCGGCAGCGCAAGCACCAGCGCCGCGCGGGAAACCGGTTGCCGGGTCATCGTTTCCGGCACCGACACCGTCGACGTCGGCGGTGCGATCCACCAACTCCGCGAACAGGGCCTGCAGCGCATCCTGTGCGAGGGCGGGCCGACGCTGCTCGACGAACTCGTCGCGCTCGACCTCGTCGACGAACTCTGCGTGACCCTCGCCCCGAGGCTGGCCGGCAGCCAACCGGTGGGCAGCGGCGCACCGTCGGCCATCGCCGCCCCGACCGCGCTGCGGTTGGGACGGGTGCTCGTCGGCGCCGACGGGTACCTGTTCCTGACCTACCACCGCGGGTGA